The following coding sequences lie in one Candidatus Annandia adelgestsuga genomic window:
- a CDS encoding peroxiredoxin C yields MILVSQSAPNFISSAILGNGKMTSNFNFREFTKNKTVVLFFWPMDFTFVCPSELIAFNNRYQDFKNKKTIIVGISIDSIFVHNAWRNTPIKQGGIGQIKYIMVSDIKRKIQKSYGIEHPKLGISLRGSFLIDKEGIIRHQVINDLPLGRNIDEMLRMVDALHFYEKYGEVCPAQWYKGKKGIIPNNKGIKDYLSNSYKDLN; encoded by the coding sequence ATGATTTTAGTATCTCAATCAGCACCAAATTTTATTTCTTCTGCTATATTAGGTAACGGAAAAATGACAAGTAATTTTAATTTTAGAGAATTTACTAAAAATAAAACTGTAGTATTATTTTTTTGGCCTATGGATTTTACTTTTGTATGTCCTTCAGAATTAATTGCTTTTAATAACAGATATCAAGATTTTAAAAATAAAAAAACTATTATTGTAGGAATATCAATAGATTCAATTTTTGTACATAATGCTTGGAGAAACACTCCTATTAAACAAGGTGGAATAGGTCAAATAAAATATATTATGGTGTCTGATATTAAAAGAAAAATACAAAAATCTTATGGTATAGAACATCCTAAATTAGGAATATCATTAAGAGGTTCTTTTTTAATAGATAAAGAAGGAATTATAAGACATCAAGTTATAAATGATTTACCATTAGGTCGTAATATTGATGAAATGTTAAGAATGGTTGATGCTTTACATTTTTATGAAAAATATGGTGAAGTTTGTCCAGCACAATGGTATAAAGGTAAAAAAGGGATAATACCTAATAATAAAGGTATTAAAGATTATTTATCTAATTCTTATAAAGACTTAAATTAA
- the cyoE gene encoding heme o synthase, whose protein sequence is MNNIKIFLKIIKPGIILGNILSLITGFFFTDPKKNNFKILIITIISVIFIISSCNILNNIIDINIDCKMKRTNNRLLVKKKKYIKIVFFISIIINLIGFILLYYKINNLVLFISIIGFLVYVIFYSLILKRYSIYSTLFGSISGAITPIIGYCSINNKLDLKSLLLFIVFFLWQIPHFYSISIIYLKDYEKIKIPIFVIIKGIKKTKYNIIFYIILFSIIHFFLITNYFNNFKCILISILLDILWIIISILSLITLNNKLLSRLIFILSILIIITFNITSFLNYNFKY, encoded by the coding sequence ATGAATAATATAAAAATTTTTTTAAAAATTATTAAACCCGGAATTATATTAGGAAATATTTTATCTTTAATTACAGGTTTTTTTTTCACTGATCCAAAAAAAAACAATTTTAAAATACTAATAATAACCATAATTTCAGTAATTTTTATAATTTCTTCTTGTAATATTTTGAATAATATTATTGATATTAATATTGATTGTAAAATGAAAAGAACAAATAATAGATTATTAGTAAAAAAAAAAAAATATATTAAAATTGTTTTTTTTATTTCTATAATTATAAATTTAATAGGTTTTATTTTATTATATTATAAAATAAATAATTTAGTTTTATTTATTTCTATAATAGGTTTTTTGGTATATGTTATTTTTTATAGTTTAATATTAAAAAGATATTCTATATATAGTACATTATTTGGAAGTATTTCAGGAGCAATAACTCCAATTATAGGTTATTGTTCTATTAATAATAAATTAGATTTAAAATCATTATTATTATTTATAGTTTTTTTTTTATGGCAAATACCTCATTTTTATTCAATTTCTATAATTTATTTAAAAGATTATGAAAAAATTAAAATACCTATATTTGTTATTATAAAAGGAATTAAAAAAACAAAATATAATATTATTTTTTATATAATATTATTTTCTATAATACATTTTTTTTTAATAACTAATTATTTTAATAATTTTAAATGTATATTAATTTCTATTTTGTTAGATATTTTATGGATTATAATTTCAATTTTAAGTTTAATAACATTAAATAATAAATTATTATCACGTTTAATTTTTATTTTATCTATATTAATAATAATAACATTTAATATAACAAGTTTTTTAAATTATAATTTTAAATATTAA
- a CDS encoding MFS transporter: MNKIEHKAIISLIIIFILRMSGILMLLPIMNIYLPYYHIKSNLIPIAISIYGLMQILFQLPYGLLSDMIGRKPIIKLGLLVFSLGSLIAAYVDNVYFVVLGRILQGSGIVHLNIVLLMSDLIREENISKSMAILNIFLIFTFLISLIIGPIIACVYGLKILFFLMAILSLIGIIILSFLVPEEHPICQKFNFRKQFMNVINNLQLLKINFSVLFLHILLNITFLIMPKKLFDVGFNLEQHWQMYLIEFFISLFLTIPIIMILENSNKIKKTLRNIIILIFIIYLILWKLDNYFWILILDLQIFFTIFTVLESMLPSMISRESSLLTKGVSMGLYNVFQLLGSVSGCIIKKYIEEKFNINYLFMLTFILVIIWFLLIITIEEPFNKSNIFILLDNNNYNLSLNKLYKNKGILEAVISYNKKKLYLKIDNKLIKKENIKDIVLK; encoded by the coding sequence ATGAATAAAATTGAACATAAAGCTATTATTAGTTTAATAATAATATTTATTTTACGTATGTCTGGTATTTTAATGTTATTACCAATTATGAATATTTATTTACCATATTATCATATTAAAAGTAATTTAATTCCAATTGCGATATCTATATATGGATTAATGCAAATTTTATTTCAATTACCATATGGTTTATTATCTGATATGATAGGAAGAAAACCAATTATAAAATTAGGTTTATTAGTTTTTTCTTTAGGAAGTTTAATAGCCGCTTATGTAGATAATGTATATTTTGTTGTTTTAGGTAGAATTTTACAAGGATCTGGAATTGTACATCTTAATATTGTATTATTAATGTCAGATTTAATTAGAGAAGAAAATATATCTAAATCTATGGCAATATTAAATATTTTTTTAATTTTTACATTTTTAATATCTTTAATAATAGGTCCAATTATTGCATGTGTATATGGTTTAAAAATTTTATTTTTTTTAATGGCAATTTTATCTTTAATTGGTATAATTATTTTATCATTTTTAGTTCCTGAAGAACATCCTATATGTCAAAAATTTAATTTTAGAAAACAATTTATGAATGTTATTAATAATTTACAATTATTAAAAATTAATTTTAGCGTTTTATTTTTACATATATTATTAAATATTACATTTTTAATTATGCCAAAAAAATTATTTGATGTTGGTTTTAATCTTGAACAACATTGGCAAATGTATTTAATAGAATTCTTTATATCTTTATTTTTGACTATTCCAATAATTATGATTTTAGAAAATTCTAATAAAATAAAAAAAACATTAAGAAATATTATAATTTTAATTTTTATAATATATTTAATTTTATGGAAATTAGATAATTATTTTTGGATATTAATATTAGATTTACAAATTTTTTTTACAATATTTACTGTATTGGAATCAATGTTACCATCTATGATTAGTAGAGAATCATCATTATTAACAAAAGGTGTATCTATGGGTTTATATAATGTTTTTCAATTATTAGGATCTGTTTCTGGTTGTATAATTAAAAAATATATAGAAGAAAAATTTAATATTAATTATTTATTTATGCTAACATTTATATTAGTTATAATTTGGTTTTTATTAATAATAACTATAGAAGAACCTTTTAATAAAAGTAATATATTTATTTTATTAGATAATAATAATTATAATTTATCTTTAAATAAATTATATAAAAATAAAGGTATTTTAGAAGCTGTTATTTCATATAATAAAAAAAAATTATACTTAAAAATAGATAATAAATTAATAAAAAAAGAAAATATTAAAGATATAGTTTTAAAATAA
- a CDS encoding DUF2076 domain-containing protein, whose amino-acid sequence MKLEEKKMIEKLFYKFKEIENKKNKKDKYAENLINKCFIKQPYSIYYMIQTILIQETAIKLLNKKIEELKIKFKEKNIEKKSFLSKLFNYNNKNKKKNNNYEKHLNNNNNNNNNNDQSNNTFLKNALQTAVGVTGGVFVGNLLTNLFNKNNNNNNNQSEEITNIIDENESNNNIKYEEKNFDENNNFISEKEIPEYYNDENDENYNDFFED is encoded by the coding sequence ATGAAATTAGAAGAAAAAAAAATGATTGAAAAATTATTTTATAAATTTAAGGAAATTGAAAATAAAAAAAATAAAAAAGATAAATATGCTGAAAATTTAATTAATAAATGTTTTATAAAACAACCTTATTCTATATATTATATGATTCAAACTATATTAATACAAGAAACAGCTATTAAATTATTAAATAAAAAAATTGAAGAATTAAAAATTAAATTTAAAGAAAAAAATATTGAAAAAAAAAGTTTTTTATCTAAATTATTTAATTATAACAATAAAAATAAAAAAAAAAATAATAATTATGAAAAACATTTAAATAATAATAATAATAATAATAATAATAATGACCAATCTAATAATACATTTTTAAAAAATGCTTTACAAACTGCTGTAGGTGTTACAGGAGGAGTTTTTGTTGGAAATTTATTAACTAATTTATTTAATAAAAATAATAATAATAATAATAATCAATCAGAAGAAATAACTAATATTATAGATGAAAATGAATCAAATAATAATATAAAATATGAAGAAAAAAATTTTGATGAAAATAATAATTTTATATCAGAAAAAGAAATACCGGAATATTATAATGATGAAAATGATGAAAACTATAATGATTTTTTTGAAGATTAA
- the brnQ gene encoding branched-chain amino acid transport system II carrier protein, with protein MKNNLLYKDIIAISFMNFALFVGAGNIIFPPMVGLQSGKLVWYAAIGFLITATILPTISIIALAQKGGSINKLISPIGKFMGIILITICYLSVGPFFAIPRTATVSFEINILPFTGNSNIYLFIYSIIYFLIINIISLYPGKLLNTIGYFLAPLKTIALLILSLSIIFYQSGKITNTINICKNSAFSNGIINGYLTMDTLGSLMFGNIIINALKSKGIKKIKKLVYYTIITSFISGLCIIFVYLNLFKLGSTSNLIINQKTNGIEILSIYVNNTFGIFGNFFLSFLIFITCIVTSIGLTCSCAEFFYKYLPISYNKIVYIIIIISILITNIGLDKLIKFFIPILTIICPPCMVLIIMSFLSNLFYKTNIIFITVITSLFFSFIDVIQKNNLIKIISLNLPLNKQELSWVTPTIFIFFISILYYYFNVIKKIFFNIKIFF; from the coding sequence ATGAAAAATAATTTATTATATAAAGATATTATTGCAATAAGTTTTATGAATTTTGCTTTATTTGTAGGAGCTGGAAATATAATATTTCCTCCTATGGTAGGTTTACAATCTGGTAAACTTGTATGGTATGCGGCTATAGGTTTTTTAATTACAGCAACTATACTTCCAACTATATCAATTATTGCATTAGCACAAAAAGGAGGTAGTATTAATAAATTAATATCTCCCATTGGTAAATTTATGGGAATAATATTAATAACAATATGTTATTTATCTGTAGGACCTTTTTTTGCTATTCCTAGAACAGCTACGGTATCATTTGAAATAAATATTTTACCTTTTACAGGAAATTCAAATATTTATTTATTTATTTATAGTATAATTTATTTTTTAATTATCAATATAATATCTTTATATCCTGGAAAATTATTAAATACAATAGGATATTTTTTAGCTCCTTTAAAAACTATTGCGTTATTAATATTAAGTTTATCAATAATTTTTTATCAATCAGGAAAAATTACAAATACAATAAATATTTGTAAAAATTCTGCTTTTTCTAATGGAATTATTAATGGTTATTTAACTATGGATACATTAGGATCATTAATGTTTGGAAATATTATAATAAATGCTTTAAAATCTAAAGGTATAAAAAAAATTAAAAAATTAGTTTATTATACTATTATAACTAGTTTTATTTCAGGATTATGTATAATTTTTGTTTACTTAAATTTATTTAAACTTGGTTCTACTAGTAATTTAATAATTAATCAAAAAACTAATGGAATAGAAATTTTAAGTATTTATGTAAATAATACATTTGGAATTTTTGGAAATTTTTTTTTAAGTTTTTTAATTTTTATAACTTGTATTGTAACTTCTATAGGTTTAACTTGTTCTTGTGCAGAATTTTTTTATAAATATTTACCTATATCTTATAATAAAATAGTTTATATTATAATTATAATTTCTATTTTAATTACTAATATAGGACTTGATAAATTAATAAAATTTTTTATTCCTATATTAACAATAATTTGTCCACCATGTATGGTGTTAATTATAATGAGCTTTTTATCAAATTTATTTTATAAAACTAATATTATATTTATTACAGTAATAACAAGTTTATTTTTTAGTTTTATAGATGTAATACAAAAAAATAATTTAATAAAAATAATTTCATTAAATTTACCTTTAAATAAACAAGAATTATCTTGGGTAACACCAACTATTTTTATATTTTTTATTTCAATATTATATTATTATTTTAATGTAATAAAAAAAATTTTTTTTAATATTAAAATTTTTTTTTAA
- the tgt gene encoding tRNA guanosine(34) transglycosylase Tgt, whose amino-acid sequence MKFKIYKKYKNARCGYIFLKNGIIKTPAFMPVGTYGIIKTLSTNELKEIGSDIILNNSLHMYLNCDINIIKKSGDLHNFMKWKKPIITDSGGFQIFSLKKKINIDNKKITFYHPTKGNIVNIDPKKSIYIQHILGSDISMVFDECIKYTTNYNKVYNSMQKSIYWSLISKEYFENINKKKYLFGILQGGIFKNLRDISIKENLKINFDGYAIGGLAVGEPKKDMFKIIKHTCLQIPENKPRYLMGVGNPTDIINSVYLGIDLFDCVIPTRNARNGYLFTNNGIIRIRNIKYKNNIYPIDINCFCYTCKNYSCSYLHYLDKRKETLGLRLNTIHNLYFYEKLMSNIRYYIYKNKFEYFVKNFYRKFNNFKN is encoded by the coding sequence TTGAAATTTAAAATATATAAAAAGTATAAAAATGCTCGTTGTGGTTATATATTTTTAAAAAATGGTATAATTAAAACACCAGCTTTTATGCCGGTAGGTACTTATGGAATTATTAAAACATTATCTACTAATGAATTAAAAGAAATAGGAAGTGATATTATTTTAAATAATTCTTTACATATGTATTTAAATTGTGATATTAATATTATTAAAAAGAGTGGTGATTTACATAATTTTATGAAATGGAAAAAACCTATTATTACTGATTCCGGAGGTTTTCAAATTTTTAGTTTAAAAAAAAAAATTAATATTGATAATAAAAAAATTACTTTTTATCATCCAACAAAAGGTAATATAGTAAATATAGATCCAAAAAAATCAATTTATATACAACATATTTTAGGTTCTGATATTTCAATGGTTTTTGATGAATGTATTAAATATACTACTAATTATAATAAAGTATATAATTCAATGCAAAAATCAATTTATTGGTCTTTAATTAGTAAAGAATATTTTGAAAATATTAATAAAAAAAAATATTTATTTGGAATTTTACAAGGAGGAATTTTTAAAAATTTAAGAGATATTTCTATCAAAGAAAATCTAAAAATAAATTTTGATGGTTATGCTATAGGCGGCTTAGCAGTAGGTGAACCTAAAAAAGATATGTTTAAAATTATAAAACATACTTGTTTACAAATTCCTGAAAATAAACCAAGATACTTAATGGGAGTTGGAAACCCTACTGATATTATAAATAGTGTATATTTAGGAATAGATCTTTTTGATTGTGTTATACCTACTAGAAACGCTCGTAATGGTTATTTGTTTACTAATAATGGTATAATAAGAATTAGAAATATTAAATATAAAAATAATATTTATCCTATTGATATAAATTGTTTTTGTTATACTTGTAAAAACTACAGTTGTTCATATTTACATTATTTAGACAAACGTAAAGAAACATTAGGGTTACGTTTAAATACTATACACAATTTATATTTTTATGAAAAATTAATGTCAAATATAAGATATTATATTTATAAAAATAAATTTGAATATTTTGTTAAAAATTTTTATAGAAAATTCAATAATTTCAAAAATTAA
- a CDS encoding shikimate kinase: MNPIILYLIGMKGTGKSTICKKLSNKINYFYLDIDECIIKLYRKNISEIIKNNNWKKFRYYENFVLKIINNIKNIIVSTGGGIILLNKNNYYMNNNGKIIYLYANSKLILKRLKNDKNLKQRPKLTKKPFKEEIIEILKKRKNKYDKISNYKISSNLSIIKILKNICSYILHNLIK, from the coding sequence ATGAATCCAATAATATTATATTTAATAGGTATGAAAGGAACAGGTAAAAGTACAATTTGTAAAAAATTATCTAATAAAATTAATTATTTTTATTTAGATATAGATGAATGCATTATAAAATTATATCGTAAAAATATATCAGAAATAATTAAAAATAATAATTGGAAAAAATTTCGTTATTATGAAAATTTTGTATTAAAAATTATTAATAATATAAAAAATATTATTGTATCGACTGGTGGTGGTATTATTTTATTAAATAAAAATAATTATTATATGAATAATAATGGTAAAATAATATATTTATACGCAAATTCAAAATTAATTCTTAAAAGATTAAAAAATGATAAAAATTTAAAACAAAGACCTAAATTAACTAAAAAACCTTTTAAAGAAGAAATAATAGAAATTTTAAAAAAAAGAAAAAATAAATATGATAAAATATCAAATTATAAAATTTCATCAAATTTATCAATTATAAAAATTTTAAAAAATATATGTTCTTATATATTACATAATTTAATAAAATAA
- the queA gene encoding tRNA preQ1(34) S-adenosylmethionine ribosyltransferase-isomerase QueA — translation MENLKMHLKNFYFKLSKNMISQHPIINKNKKKLMILDSIKKKVYHGKFNNIINILNKGDLLILNNTRVIPARIFAKKISGGKIEILIEKILNNNMVLGKIKSNKKIKINTFLIINYENNIYATIKSKYNIFYKIKFISSITVWNIIKIYGKIPLPPYIKKKIDKKNKNEYQTIYSSKYGSIASPTAGLHFDKILFKNLIKKGIKIIFITLHIGSGTFQSIKSLNIKNHKIHKEQCIVTKNVIKKIIKCKLKGNRIVAVGTSTLRALESTVFKSKYIISLKKETNIFIYPGYKYKIVDALITNFHLPCSTLIILVSSFAGYYNIMSSYRIAIKNKYKFFSYGDSMFIIHNPKAFLDKIN, via the coding sequence ATGGAAAATTTAAAAATGCATTTGAAAAATTTTTATTTTAAATTATCTAAAAATATGATTTCTCAACATCCAATAATCAATAAAAATAAAAAAAAATTAATGATTTTAGATAGTATAAAAAAAAAAGTATATCATGGTAAATTTAATAATATTATTAATATTTTAAACAAAGGGGATTTATTAATATTAAATAATACCAGAGTTATACCTGCAAGAATTTTTGCTAAAAAAATAAGTGGTGGAAAAATAGAAATATTAATAGAAAAAATATTAAACAATAATATGGTTTTAGGAAAAATAAAATCTAATAAAAAAATTAAAATTAATACTTTTTTAATTATAAATTATGAAAATAATATTTATGCTACTATAAAATCAAAATATAATATTTTTTATAAAATTAAATTTATATCTTCTATTACAGTATGGAACATAATAAAAATTTATGGTAAAATACCTTTACCACCATATATAAAAAAAAAAATTGATAAAAAAAATAAAAATGAATATCAAACAATATATAGTAGTAAATATGGTTCTATTGCATCACCTACAGCTGGTTTACATTTTGATAAAATTTTATTTAAAAATTTAATTAAAAAAGGAATAAAAATAATATTTATTACTTTACATATAGGATCGGGAACATTTCAATCTATAAAATCATTAAATATTAAAAATCATAAAATTCATAAAGAACAATGTATAGTAACAAAAAATGTAATAAAGAAAATTATTAAATGTAAATTAAAAGGTAATAGAATAGTTGCAGTAGGTACCAGTACTTTACGTGCTTTAGAAAGTACAGTTTTTAAATCAAAATATATTATTTCATTAAAAAAAGAAACTAATATTTTTATATATCCTGGTTATAAATATAAAATAGTAGATGCACTAATTACTAATTTTCATTTACCTTGTTCAACATTAATTATATTAGTATCTTCTTTTGCTGGTTATTATAATATAATGTCTTCTTATAGAATAGCAATTAAAAATAAATATAAATTTTTTAGTTATGGAGATTCCATGTTTATTATACATAATCCAAAAGCTTTTTTAGATAAAATTAATTAA
- a CDS encoding cytochrome C oxidase subunit IV family protein, with translation MNHKFKKNIIGLIFSTLLTIFPLIILHLLYINKFYKIIFIYFCLLLQTFIHFFYFLNLKLKIKNNWNLISLIFVIIIMTIIVIGTNYIMLSLHHRM, from the coding sequence ATGAATCATAAATTTAAAAAAAATATAATTGGTTTAATTTTTTCTACATTATTAACAATTTTTCCATTAATTATTTTACATTTATTATATATAAATAAATTTTATAAAATAATATTTATATATTTTTGTTTATTATTACAAACATTTATACATTTTTTTTATTTTTTAAATTTAAAATTAAAAATTAAAAATAATTGGAACTTAATTTCATTAATATTTGTTATTATAATAATGACTATTATTGTAATAGGGACAAATTATATAATGTTAAGTTTACATCATAGAATGTAA
- the argS gene encoding arginine--tRNA ligase: MNIKKKISLKVKQIMSILNIPKFYKPIIISSKDKLLIKYQINGILNCAKLLNIYSFYLSIKIANKINMYKISNKIEIYKPGFINIYFNKKWLSKKILSLFSLSRIGIKKKKTSNIIIDYSSPNIAKEMHVGHLRSTIIGDATFKILKFLGFNVIKVNHIGDWGYQFGLLLSYYFKNNDKFKKIDLKNLEYFYKKSNLIYKKNKKLSKYLNYCLLQLYKKKKKYKNIWKKIINITINYNQKIYKKLNVSLNKKDIVGESFYHKYLSQIVLDLKKKKIAKFIKGNLVIKLKEFINRNGNTMGIVIKKKNGIFLYSTIDIACIKYRYETLNAQKIIYYIDNRQKQYLKQIFKIVYKAKYIKNKIKLEHHYFGMILDNKGKPFKTREGKNIKLKHLIKKSIEKSKNIILNKKINIKKKKINFLSSILGVGAIKYSDLSKNRINNYIFNWNNIFSFEGNTSFYIQYAYTRISSIFKRTNYNYNYFSSKKVILKNIDELNIAIKILQFEENIIKASKLGMPNIICNYLYDLTVLFSFFYSKYSILYTNSNIKQINRLQISLLIAKTLKIGLNMLGIETVTLM, translated from the coding sequence TTGAACATAAAGAAAAAAATTTCTTTAAAAGTAAAACAAATAATGTCCATTTTAAACATACCTAAATTTTATAAACCTATAATAATTTCTTCAAAAGATAAATTATTAATTAAATATCAAATTAATGGTATATTAAATTGTGCAAAACTATTAAATATATATTCTTTTTATTTATCTATAAAAATAGCAAATAAAATTAATATGTATAAAATATCTAATAAAATAGAAATTTATAAACCTGGTTTTATAAATATATATTTTAATAAAAAATGGTTATCAAAAAAAATATTATCACTATTTTCTTTATCAAGAATTGGAATAAAAAAAAAAAAAACTTCAAATATAATTATAGATTATTCTTCTCCTAATATTGCTAAAGAAATGCATGTTGGACATTTAAGGTCTACTATTATAGGAGATGCAACTTTTAAAATATTAAAATTTTTAGGATTTAATGTAATAAAAGTTAATCATATAGGTGATTGGGGTTATCAATTTGGTTTATTATTATCATATTATTTTAAAAATAATGATAAATTTAAAAAAATTGATTTAAAAAATTTAGAATATTTTTATAAAAAATCAAATTTAATATATAAAAAAAATAAAAAATTGTCTAAATATTTAAATTATTGTTTATTACAATTATATAAAAAAAAGAAAAAATATAAAAATATTTGGAAAAAAATAATTAATATTACTATCAATTACAATCAAAAAATATATAAAAAATTAAATGTAAGTTTAAATAAAAAAGATATTGTAGGTGAAAGTTTTTATCATAAATATTTATCACAAATTGTTTTAGATTTAAAAAAAAAAAAAATAGCTAAATTTATAAAAGGAAATTTGGTAATTAAATTAAAAGAATTTATTAATAGAAATGGAAATACTATGGGGATAGTTATTAAAAAAAAAAATGGTATTTTTTTATATAGTACTATTGATATAGCTTGTATCAAATATAGATATGAAACATTAAATGCCCAAAAAATAATTTATTATATAGATAACCGTCAAAAACAATATTTAAAACAAATATTTAAAATTGTATATAAAGCAAAATATATTAAAAATAAAATAAAATTAGAACATCATTATTTTGGAATGATATTAGATAATAAAGGAAAACCATTTAAAACAAGAGAAGGTAAAAATATTAAATTGAAACATTTAATTAAAAAATCTATAGAAAAATCTAAAAATATAATATTAAATAAAAAAATAAATATAAAAAAAAAAAAAATAAATTTTTTGTCTTCTATATTAGGAGTTGGTGCTATTAAATATTCAGATTTATCTAAAAATAGAATTAATAATTATATTTTTAATTGGAATAATATTTTTTCTTTTGAAGGAAATACTTCATTTTATATTCAATATGCTTATACAAGAATTTCCTCAATTTTTAAACGTACTAATTATAATTATAATTATTTTTCTTCTAAAAAAGTAATATTAAAAAATATAGATGAATTAAATATTGCAATTAAAATTTTACAATTTGAAGAAAATATTATTAAAGCTTCTAAATTAGGAATGCCTAATATTATATGTAATTATTTATATGATTTAACAGTATTATTTTCTTTTTTTTATAGTAAATATTCAATATTATATACTAATTCAAATATAAAACAAATTAATCGTTTACAAATATCTTTGTTAATAGCTAAAACTTTAAAAATTGGATTAAATATGTTAGGTATTGAAACTGTTACATTAATGTAA
- a CDS encoding cytochrome c oxidase subunit 3 — MSDCIIFSILFVTYSVILNNVTINFINNIFNIYLVFIETIVLLLSSFSYCIINICIKKKYIFFTIFFLFITFLLGSVFLNLELYELCILINKGLGPQKNGFMSIIFTILSIHGVHIFIGLTFILNLITHVILNGINKINYNKIIRLGLFWHFLDIIWVFIFTIIYIQNSL, encoded by the coding sequence ATGAGTGATTGTATAATATTTTCAATTTTATTTGTTACTTATTCAGTAATATTAAATAATGTTACAATTAATTTTATAAACAATATTTTTAATATATATTTAGTTTTTATTGAAACTATTGTTTTATTATTAAGTTCTTTTAGTTATTGTATAATTAATATTTGTATTAAAAAAAAATATATATTTTTTACTATTTTTTTTTTATTTATTACTTTTTTATTAGGATCAGTATTTTTAAATTTAGAATTATATGAACTTTGTATTTTAATTAATAAAGGATTAGGTCCTCAAAAAAATGGTTTTATGTCTATTATTTTTACTATATTATCAATACATGGAGTACATATATTTATTGGTTTAACATTTATATTAAATTTAATTACGCATGTAATATTAAATGGAATTAATAAAATAAATTATAATAAAATTATCAGATTAGGTTTATTTTGGCATTTTCTTGATATTATTTGGGTATTTATATTTACAATTATATATATTCAAAATTCATTATAA